Proteins encoded in a region of the Luteolibacter flavescens genome:
- a CDS encoding ABC transporter ATP-binding protein, with amino-acid sequence MLRLVSEVILEVDGVIKRFDNFTAVDGVSFQVRAGETVGLLGVNGAGKTTLMNMILGLITPTGGAIRAFGMDLQKNRMEILQRANFCTTYATLPGNVKVRNNLEIFARLYSVPKPKQKVAELLDLLEISKLAEKATGQLSAGESTRVNLAKALLNDPELLLLDEPTASLDPDIADKVRKLVRHVQRERHPAILYTSHNMRDIEEVCDRVLFLHAGKILAAGTPDEITKHFQEDDLEDVFIKIARGGPVTPPKSP; translated from the coding sequence TGATCAAGCGGTTCGACAATTTCACGGCCGTGGATGGAGTCTCCTTCCAGGTCCGCGCCGGGGAGACGGTCGGATTGCTCGGCGTCAACGGCGCGGGCAAGACGACGCTGATGAACATGATCCTCGGCCTCATCACGCCGACCGGCGGGGCCATCCGGGCATTCGGCATGGACCTTCAGAAGAACCGCATGGAGATCCTACAGCGAGCGAACTTCTGCACCACCTACGCCACCCTGCCAGGAAACGTGAAGGTGCGGAACAACCTGGAAATCTTCGCCCGTCTCTACTCGGTGCCGAAGCCCAAGCAGAAGGTCGCAGAACTCCTGGACCTCCTCGAAATCTCCAAGCTCGCAGAAAAGGCCACCGGCCAACTCAGCGCCGGGGAATCCACGCGTGTGAACCTCGCGAAAGCCCTGCTCAACGACCCGGAGCTGCTACTTCTGGACGAACCAACCGCGTCCCTCGACCCGGACATCGCCGACAAGGTCCGCAAGCTCGTCCGCCACGTCCAGCGGGAGCGGCATCCGGCCATCCTCTACACGTCCCACAACATGCGGGACATCGAGGAAGTCTGCGACCGGGTGCTATTCCTCCACGCCGGAAAGATCCTCGCGGCGGGAACGCCGGATGAGATCACGAAGCACTTCCAGGAAGATGACCTGGAAGACGTCTTTATCAAGATCGCTCGGGGCGGGCCGGTCACTCCCCCGAAGTCCCCTTGA
- the rho gene encoding transcription termination factor Rho, with protein sequence MSEHTTQDTAGYEPASEVSPPAAAKPAKKAAKKAAAKKTAAKKTAAKKTAAKKSAKTAEADAFQAVLPLDEAPAAKPKAVKTAKKAAKKKVAAVEESFAIAEPAPAAAPAPAAEEKPAARKRSSKAAPAPAPAAEAAPAPAEVSYSPAEASSSDSKPVTFGRVPGGGPVHREDRERQQQQQGHPQQQQPRPEGGGDRSDANRERRKRRRKRRRERERESRQGSPQGGEQGERPPQGERQPAAEKQKKQHAEPVERPPAFSGPRVEVNGMLELAPKGFGFLRVPSKNFEQARDDVFVSPEMVRRHGLRPGVWIHGIAQEGSRGQQLVELTTINDVSPDEAKKFPSFEELKAVNPSKRISFETTPERYTTRVLDLMAPVGRGQRGLIVSPPRSGKTTLLLHIAEAVRELHDETLHLIVLLVDERPEEVTEFRRTLPGAEIYASSNDEGARSHCRIAEMCIERAKRLVEGGKHVFLLMDSITRLARAYNGNSGGGRGRGIGSGGVTVGALEVPRRLFAAARNTRDAGSLTILATALIQTNSRADEVIFQEFKGTGNMELVLDRKIAENYIYPAVDIFKSGTRREELLLPEHMLQKIHLIRRGLSGHRPVEAMERLIYFLKKFPNNPQMLLGIKGTSGE encoded by the coding sequence ATGAGCGAACACACGACTCAGGACACCGCCGGCTACGAACCGGCCTCGGAGGTGTCTCCCCCCGCAGCAGCGAAGCCCGCCAAGAAGGCGGCGAAGAAAGCAGCCGCGAAGAAAACCGCAGCCAAGAAGACGGCCGCCAAAAAGACCGCGGCGAAGAAGTCCGCGAAGACCGCCGAGGCCGATGCTTTCCAAGCGGTGCTGCCGCTCGATGAAGCGCCTGCCGCGAAGCCAAAGGCCGTGAAGACCGCGAAAAAGGCCGCCAAGAAAAAGGTCGCCGCGGTCGAGGAATCCTTCGCCATCGCTGAGCCTGCTCCCGCTGCCGCACCCGCGCCCGCCGCGGAAGAGAAGCCAGCCGCGCGGAAGAGAAGCTCGAAGGCTGCTCCGGCACCGGCTCCCGCAGCAGAGGCTGCTCCCGCGCCTGCCGAGGTATCGTATTCTCCTGCGGAAGCCTCTTCCTCCGACTCGAAGCCGGTCACATTCGGCCGCGTGCCGGGCGGTGGTCCGGTGCATCGCGAGGATCGCGAGCGGCAGCAGCAACAGCAGGGTCATCCTCAACAGCAGCAGCCTCGTCCGGAAGGCGGCGGTGATCGCTCCGATGCGAATCGCGAGCGTCGCAAGCGTCGCCGCAAGCGTCGTCGTGAGCGCGAACGCGAATCGCGCCAAGGCTCTCCGCAAGGAGGAGAGCAGGGCGAGCGTCCGCCTCAAGGCGAGCGCCAGCCTGCTGCTGAGAAGCAGAAGAAGCAGCATGCCGAGCCGGTCGAGCGTCCCCCTGCATTCAGCGGCCCGAGGGTCGAAGTGAATGGCATGCTGGAACTCGCGCCAAAGGGCTTCGGCTTCCTGCGCGTGCCGTCGAAGAATTTCGAACAGGCCCGCGACGACGTCTTTGTCTCGCCGGAAATGGTGCGCCGCCATGGTCTCCGTCCCGGCGTGTGGATCCACGGTATCGCCCAGGAGGGGTCACGCGGACAGCAGCTCGTCGAGCTCACCACCATCAATGATGTCTCGCCGGATGAAGCGAAGAAGTTCCCGTCCTTCGAGGAGCTGAAGGCGGTGAACCCGAGCAAGCGCATCTCTTTCGAGACCACGCCCGAGCGTTACACCACCCGCGTGCTGGATCTCATGGCACCGGTGGGTCGCGGTCAGCGCGGCCTGATTGTTTCCCCGCCGCGCTCCGGCAAGACGACGCTGCTGCTTCACATCGCCGAGGCGGTTCGTGAGCTGCACGACGAGACGCTGCACCTCATCGTGCTGCTCGTTGACGAGCGTCCGGAAGAAGTCACCGAATTCCGCCGCACGCTTCCCGGAGCCGAGATTTACGCGAGCTCGAATGACGAAGGCGCGCGCAGCCACTGCCGCATCGCCGAGATGTGCATCGAGCGTGCGAAGCGACTCGTGGAGGGTGGCAAGCATGTCTTCCTGCTGATGGACTCCATCACGCGCCTCGCCCGCGCCTACAATGGCAACTCGGGTGGCGGACGTGGCCGGGGAATTGGCAGCGGCGGCGTGACCGTCGGTGCGCTGGAAGTCCCGCGCCGCCTCTTCGCCGCAGCGCGCAATACCCGCGATGCCGGCTCGCTGACCATCCTCGCCACCGCATTGATCCAGACGAACAGCCGCGCGGACGAGGTCATCTTCCAGGAGTTCAAGGGCACTGGAAACATGGAGCTCGTCCTCGATCGCAAGATCGCGGAAAACTACATCTACCCGGCCGTCGATATCTTCAAATCCGGCACCCGCCGCGAGGAACTGCTGCTGCCAGAGCACATGCTCCAGAAGATCCACCTCATTCGCCGCGGCCTCTCCGGCCACCGTCCGGTCGAAGCGATGGAGCGACTGATCTACTTCCTGAAGAAATTCCCGAACAACCCGCAGATGCTTCTCGGCATCAAGGGGACTTCGGGGGAGTGA
- a CDS encoding YebC/PmpR family DNA-binding transcriptional regulator, producing the protein MAGHNKWSKVKHIKARVDAIKGRVFSKCAHEIALAARAGGGDVGMNHRLRAAVDNAKAVSMPKDNIDRAIKKGLGELGGEAIQEVSYEGYGPEGIAFIIEAATDNLNRTAADIRTIFSKNGGSVATPGSVAYQFDRKGEIRVAADGVGEDQMMDAAIMAGADDVQSDESEHVIYTSPTELAAVVTGLRQAGFAIVSEKLVSVPQNPSVVSDPDIARHVMKLYDLLDGYDATLNVFTNFEVADDVLAALDA; encoded by the coding sequence ATGGCTGGTCACAACAAGTGGTCCAAGGTCAAGCACATCAAGGCGCGCGTCGATGCCATCAAGGGCCGCGTCTTCAGCAAGTGCGCCCATGAGATCGCCCTCGCTGCCCGCGCCGGTGGTGGCGATGTCGGGATGAATCACCGGCTGCGCGCCGCCGTGGACAATGCCAAGGCGGTCTCGATGCCAAAGGATAACATCGACCGCGCGATCAAGAAGGGTCTCGGTGAACTCGGAGGCGAGGCCATCCAGGAAGTGAGCTACGAAGGCTACGGCCCGGAAGGCATCGCCTTCATCATCGAGGCTGCCACCGACAATCTCAACCGCACCGCGGCGGACATTCGCACGATTTTTTCAAAGAATGGCGGCAGCGTCGCCACTCCCGGCAGCGTCGCCTATCAATTCGACCGCAAGGGCGAGATCCGCGTCGCGGCGGATGGCGTAGGCGAGGACCAGATGATGGACGCCGCGATCATGGCCGGTGCGGACGACGTGCAGAGCGATGAATCCGAGCACGTCATTTACACATCTCCCACGGAACTTGCCGCGGTGGTCACGGGGCTTCGCCAGGCTGGCTTTGCCATCGTCTCCGAGAAGCTCGTGTCCGTCCCGCAGAATCCCTCGGTCGTCTCCGATCCAGACATCGCGCGTCACGTGATGAAGCTCTACGACCTGCTCGATGGCTATGACGCCACCCTGAATGTTTTCACCAATTTCGAGGTCGCCGACGACGTGCTCGCGGCGCTCGACGCCTAA
- a CDS encoding alpha/beta hydrolase: MNSSASFSRLSALSLACIASLGAVAGAEDQQLSNKPAVVAHQGDFQFECAHAGRPIQVFGHRPAAYSGGPVLVLFHGASRDARGYRDGARKLADMLGMLLVVPEFDRERFDVEAYQEGGVMKDGKVLPPAEWTFSYLQSLLDEVFRREGKKLPYYLAGHSAGAQFLVRMAAFHPTEARRMILVNPGSLVFPTRDQPYPYGFGGLPEAMSSDAAIRRYVESPVVFYLGTGDVTKKRLTTGKEAMKQGATRIERGRNCHESGRVLAGKEAWSFRWELAQAEGLEHASAPMWAHAKCRLAMLGEEKEAGASE, translated from the coding sequence ATGAATTCCAGCGCCTCCTTCTCCCGCCTTTCCGCCTTGTCCCTTGCTTGCATCGCCAGCCTCGGGGCAGTGGCTGGCGCGGAGGATCAGCAGCTCTCTAACAAGCCAGCCGTGGTCGCCCATCAGGGCGATTTCCAATTCGAGTGCGCCCATGCCGGGCGCCCGATCCAGGTCTTCGGCCATCGTCCCGCAGCCTACAGCGGCGGACCGGTGCTCGTGCTTTTCCACGGGGCGAGCCGCGATGCCCGCGGGTATCGTGATGGAGCACGCAAGCTGGCGGACATGCTCGGGATGCTGCTCGTAGTTCCGGAGTTCGACCGCGAACGCTTCGACGTGGAGGCCTATCAGGAAGGCGGCGTCATGAAGGACGGGAAGGTGCTCCCACCCGCGGAGTGGACCTTCAGCTATCTCCAGTCTCTGCTCGACGAGGTCTTCCGCCGCGAAGGGAAGAAGCTTCCCTACTACCTCGCCGGTCACTCGGCCGGAGCGCAGTTTCTCGTGCGCATGGCGGCTTTCCATCCCACCGAGGCACGCCGGATGATCCTCGTTAATCCCGGCTCGCTGGTCTTTCCGACCCGTGATCAGCCCTATCCCTATGGTTTCGGCGGGCTGCCCGAGGCCATGTCGTCCGACGCCGCGATCCGGCGCTACGTGGAATCTCCAGTGGTCTTCTATCTCGGCACCGGGGACGTGACGAAAAAGCGCCTGACCACGGGAAAAGAAGCGATGAAACAAGGCGCGACCCGCATCGAGCGCGGCAGGAATTGCCACGAATCGGGTAGGGTGCTCGCAGGAAAGGAAGCGTGGTCTTTCCGCTGGGAATTGGCCCAGGCGGAGGGCTTGGAACATGCCTCCGCCCCCATGTGGGCCCACGCGAAATGCCGGCTGGCGATGCTGGGCGAGGAGAAGGAAGCCGGTGCTTCAGAGTGA
- the trpS gene encoding tryptophan--tRNA ligase yields the protein MRILTGLQPSGKLHVGNYFGAMDPAVRLQEEGDAFYFIANYHAMTTVKNPADLRGYTRELAVDFLACGLDPERAVFFLQSAVPEVNELAWILSTVCPVSQLEKAHSYKDKIAHGFSPSHGLFAYPVLMAADILLYDSNQVPVGKDQKQHLEITRDLAGKINEAYGEGTLVVPEPIIRESSAVVPGLDGQKMSKSYGNTLPLFADPAEVKKLIMKKLVTDATPLEDPKPKENSTLLALYRLMASDEAVATMEADYDRGGIGYGDFKKRLLEAYLERFEPMRARREELLADPGYVDEVLAKGAEKARAAAAPVIDRVRRAVGLA from the coding sequence ATGCGCATTTTGACCGGGCTGCAACCCAGCGGAAAACTCCACGTCGGCAATTACTTCGGGGCGATGGACCCCGCCGTGCGGCTGCAGGAAGAGGGCGATGCCTTCTATTTCATCGCGAACTACCACGCGATGACGACGGTGAAGAATCCCGCCGACCTGCGCGGCTACACGCGCGAGCTGGCCGTGGATTTCCTCGCCTGCGGCCTCGATCCGGAGCGCGCCGTCTTCTTCCTCCAGAGCGCCGTGCCGGAGGTGAATGAGCTGGCGTGGATCCTCTCGACGGTGTGCCCGGTGAGCCAGTTGGAGAAGGCGCATTCCTACAAGGACAAGATCGCGCACGGCTTTTCGCCAAGCCACGGCCTCTTCGCCTATCCGGTGCTGATGGCCGCGGATATCCTGCTTTACGATTCGAACCAGGTGCCGGTGGGCAAGGACCAGAAGCAGCACCTGGAGATCACTCGCGACCTCGCCGGGAAGATCAACGAGGCCTATGGTGAAGGCACACTCGTGGTGCCGGAGCCGATCATCCGCGAATCGTCCGCGGTGGTGCCCGGTCTGGATGGCCAGAAGATGAGCAAGAGCTACGGCAACACGCTCCCGCTCTTCGCCGATCCGGCGGAGGTGAAAAAGCTCATCATGAAGAAGCTGGTGACGGACGCGACCCCTCTGGAAGATCCGAAGCCGAAGGAAAACTCCACGCTGCTCGCGCTCTATCGCCTGATGGCGAGCGACGAAGCCGTGGCCACCATGGAGGCCGACTATGACCGCGGCGGCATTGGTTACGGCGACTTCAAGAAGCGCCTGCTGGAAGCCTATCTCGAGCGCTTCGAGCCGATGCGTGCCCGTCGCGAGGAGTTGCTCGCGGATCCGGGCTACGTTGATGAAGTGCTCGCGAAGGGTGCGGAGAAAGCCCGTGCCGCGGCGGCTCCGGTCATCGACCGCGTGCGCCGTGCGGTGGGCCTGGCGTGA